CGGGCTTCTGGCGTGGGGAATGGCCACGCCGTTGCCGATACCCGTACTGCCGAGCTTTTCTCGGCTGATCAGGCGGCTGAAGACTTCCTGGCTGTCCAGGCTGGGGATGTTTTGCGCAATAAAGGTGCTGAAAAACTCCAGCACCCTTTTCTTGCTGCCCCCGGGCACGTCGTAGAGCACGCGCTCCGGGGGGAGGATCGCTTCCAACGTCATTGTGCTTTAGCGCAGACCGGCGCCCTGGGCGCGGGCCTGTGCTTTTTCCTTGTGTTTGACCAGCTGGCGGTTGAGCTTGTCGGCCATCGAGTCGATGGCGGCGTACATGTCGGTTTCTGTCGCTTCGGCGTGGAGCTCGGCGCCGGCGACGTTCATGGTGCAGGCGGCCTGTTGGCGCTCTTTTTCCACGGATAGGGTGACCTGCACGGTAGTGATGTTGTCGTAGTGGCGTTCGACCCGGGCGAGTTTGTCATTGACGTACTCACGCAAGGCGTCAGTCAGTTCGAGGTGATGACCGGTCATGTTGACCTGCATGGACGTACTCCTTATCCGTGGGATGGTCGTTTGATTGTAACCCTTTTGGCCGGTAAACAAAGCCCCCGGCAAAGTGCGATGAACCAAAAGTTTCGCCGATCAGCTCCGGCGGCGCCGTTCGCTGGTGGATGGTATGCCCAGGGCCTCGCGGTATTTGGCAACGGTGCGGCGGGCCACCCGGATGCCGGCTTCGTCGAGCAGCGCGGCGAGACGGCTGTCGGACAGCGGCTTGGCGGGCGGCTCCTGCTCTATCAGCTGCTTGATGCGGGCGCGAATGGCGGTGCTCGAGTGGGCGCTGTCATCGTCGCCTGTGAGCTGGCTGGAGAAAAAGTACTTGAGCTCGAAAACGCCGCGGGGCGTATGCAGAAACTTCTGCGTTGTCACCCGGGAAACCGTGGATTCGTGCATGCCCACCGCCTCGGCAATATCGGCAAGCACCAGCGGCTTCATGGCCGCCTCGCCGTGGTCGAGGAAATCGAGCTGGCGGGCCATGATTTCGCGGCCGACGCGCAGCAGCGTATCGTTGCGGCTGGCGAGGCTCTTGATCAGCCAGCGAGCCTCCTGCAGGTGCTCCTTGAGGAAGCTGTTGTCCCGGCTGCTGTCGGCCTTCTGGATCAGCGCGGCGTAGTCGGGCTGGATACGCAGCTGCGGCAGTGCCTCGGGGTTGAGCTCGAGCTGCCAGCCGTCCTCGCTGCGCCGGGCGAGCAGGTCGGGCAGTACCTGGCCGCTGCCGGCGCTGTCAAAGGCGCTGCCGGGGCGCGGATCCAGGCTTTTGATCAGCTTGATGACCTCGTCGAGCCCGGCGTCGTCAAGGCCCAGCCGGCGCTTGAGCAGGCGTCTGTCGCCGCGGCCAAGGGCGGTGAGAAACTGCCGCGCCAGCCGGCGGGCGGGCATCAGCAGCGGCGTGGTGCCGGGCAGGGCATCCAGCTGCAGGGAGAGGCATTCGCCCAGATCCCGAGCAAAGACGCCGGTCGGGTCGAACTGCTGCAGGCGGTCGAGCATGCGTTCAAGGCGCTCGGCGCCGACGGGCTTGCCCTGTTGATCCTCAAGGCCGTCACCTATGGCGTCCAGCGGCTGAGTCAGGTAGCCGTTGGCGTCCACGGCGTCGATCAGCGCCTCGCCGGTGAGCCTGTCGTCGGGCGTCAGGTCGAGCATGGCCAGCTGCCAGAGCAGGTGGCCGTGAAGAGTCTGGCCGGCGGCCTGGCGCTCGAAGTCGGGGCCCTCGCCGGCGGTTTGCTGGGTGTCCGGGTAGGTGTCGGACCAGTCGCTGTCCACGGCGAGCTCGTCGGGGATCTGCTCGGCCCAGCCGTCTTCGGCGGGCTCGACGGCGGTCTGCTCGTCAAACTCGTCTTCCTGCTCGAGCAGGGGGTTGGCCTCCACCGCCTGCTGGACCTCCTGGCGCAGGTCCAGCGTCGGCAGCTGCAGTAAACCGATGGCCTGGCGGAGCTGAGGCGTCATGGTCAGCTGGGTACCGACGCGTAGCTGGAGAGACGCTTTCATGGCCATGGAGGAAACACTCGTCGCGTTGGAAGTATCACCCTAAGCCCGGGCGGAGCCTGGCGGCAAGCGGATGACGCTAGAGGCGGAATTCGTCGCCCAGGTAGACGTCACGGACCTGCTGGTTGTCGAGAATGCTGCGCGGCGCG
This DNA window, taken from Halomonas piscis, encodes the following:
- the hpf gene encoding ribosome hibernation-promoting factor, HPF/YfiA family produces the protein MQVNMTGHHLELTDALREYVNDKLARVERHYDNITTVQVTLSVEKERQQAACTMNVAGAELHAEATETDMYAAIDSMADKLNRQLVKHKEKAQARAQGAGLR
- a CDS encoding RNA polymerase factor sigma-54; the encoded protein is MAMKASLQLRVGTQLTMTPQLRQAIGLLQLPTLDLRQEVQQAVEANPLLEQEDEFDEQTAVEPAEDGWAEQIPDELAVDSDWSDTYPDTQQTAGEGPDFERQAAGQTLHGHLLWQLAMLDLTPDDRLTGEALIDAVDANGYLTQPLDAIGDGLEDQQGKPVGAERLERMLDRLQQFDPTGVFARDLGECLSLQLDALPGTTPLLMPARRLARQFLTALGRGDRRLLKRRLGLDDAGLDEVIKLIKSLDPRPGSAFDSAGSGQVLPDLLARRSEDGWQLELNPEALPQLRIQPDYAALIQKADSSRDNSFLKEHLQEARWLIKSLASRNDTLLRVGREIMARQLDFLDHGEAAMKPLVLADIAEAVGMHESTVSRVTTQKFLHTPRGVFELKYFFSSQLTGDDDSAHSSTAIRARIKQLIEQEPPAKPLSDSRLAALLDEAGIRVARRTVAKYREALGIPSTSERRRRS